Part of the Flavobacterium alkalisoli genome is shown below.
AGCCATATTATATTCAAATTAGATGTAAGAGCCCATTTTATAATACCCTCCATTAATAACGAACCTATTTTTTTATTATGCCAATCATAAGCTATTCCCATACCTATCATTGCCGTATGGTAAAGCTTTTTGCGTTGATTCCCGTTCAGGTCTATATTTCCTATTAGGTTACCATCATATTCAGCTACTAATAAAAGACTGTTCTCTTCATTACTAAACCTGTTTATCCAGGCTGTTTCTTCCAGTATACCGTTTTTATATTCATCTTCATATAGAGGTATGGAGGCAGTACCTTTTATATAACTTTTTTTAAGCTTTATAAGGGCAGGGGCATCTTCTATTTTACCGTTGCGTATTATTATTTTTTTGCCATCGGGCAAAGTATGTTCGTTATAAATATGTTTCATAATTTCATAACAGCTTAATAATGAGTTTCCCTACAAAAATAAACAACCCTTAGTTTGTAAAACAGTAACAGGGTAAGTAAACCACAAACATTTTATTATATTTGTTGCTCTATAAATAAAGAAACAAACAATACGAACATATGAAATTACTAGAAGGAAAAACGGCTATCATTACCGGAGCGAGTAGAGGTATTGGCCGTGGTATTGCCCAGGTTTTTGCTAAACATGGTGCTAATGTAGCTTTTACGTACAGTTCTTCTGCAGAAGCTGCAAAAACATTAGAAGATGAGTTAATGGCCATGGGCATTAAAGCGAAAGGTTATCAGTCTAACGCAGCAGATTTTAATGAAGCTCAGAAACTGGTAGACGAAGTAGTTGAAACTTTTGGTACAGTAGATATACTAATAAATAATGCAGGTATTACAAAAGACAACCTTTTAATGAGAATCTCTGAGGAAGATTTTGATAAAGTTATCGAAGTTAACCTTAAATCAGTATTCAACATGACTAAGGCGGTACAAAGAACAATGCTTAAGCAGCGTCATGGTTCTATCATCAACATGAGTTCTGTTGTTGGTGTTAAAGGTAATGCAGGGCAAACTAACTATGCAGCTTCTAAAGCAGGGGTAATTGGTTTTACTAAATCTGTCGCACTTGAATTAGGATCAAGAAATATCCGTTGTAATGCTATTGCACCTGGATTTATTGAAACAGAGATGACAGAAAAACTGGGAGCAGACGTTATTAAAGGGTGGACAGAGAACATTCCGTTGAAGCGTGGTGGTACTCCGGAAGATGTAGCTAACGCTTGTGTGTACCTTGCATCAGATCTTTCTGCGTATGTTACCGGCCAGACACTTAATGTAGATGGTGGTATGCTTACCTAATTAAGCAAAAAACTAAAATTTAAACTAATTGAAATACCGATAACCAACTAATGACTACATCTACAGTTTTATTAATAATAGTATCTGCACTTGTAGCCTTTGCGTTATCGTTCTATCAATATTTATTTAAAGCCAAAAAGAGAAGCCTTGTGTTTTTCTTTTTGGCTTTTTTACGTTTTATAACATTACTATCTGTTTTTTTACTGCTTATAAATCCGGTTATTACTAAAAAAGATTTTGAGACGGTAAAAACACCATTACCTGTGCTTTTGGATAATTCATTATCTGTTAAGGAGCTTGGCCAGGATAGTATAGCTAAGATACTTGCTGAAAAAATAACACGTAATAATTCACTTAAAGATAAATATGATGTTCAGCTTTATACTTTTGCGGATGGTTTTGAAACCGGAAAAGAACCTGATTTTACAGGAAAGCAGACACACATAGATCAGGCGGTACAAAATTTAAAGCAATTTTACAGGAACACATCATATCCTGTTGTATTGCTTACCGATGGTAATCAGACTATAGGAAATGACTATGTTTACAGCTTTCAGCAAAATACGGCTGTATATCCCGTTGTTTTAGGTGACACTACGGTTTTTCCTGATTTAAAGATCAATCAGCTTAACGTAAATAAGTACGTATTCCTTAAAAACAAATTTCCGGTAGAAGTATTCCTTCAGTATAACGGAAATAAAACAGTTAATGCGGTATTTAGTATTCAGCAGGGTAATACTACTTTAACTAAGCAAAATATTATTTTTACTAAAGACAAAAAAGCACAATCAGTTACCGTATTATTAGATGCTGAAAGAGTAGGAGTACAAACCTTTAGGGCTGTTATATCGTCACCGGAAGAGGAAAAGAACAAATACAATAATATAAAGAACTTTGCTGTAGAGGTTATAGACCAACGCAGTGAAGTTGCTATAGTATCCTCTGTAAACCACCCAGACCTTGGAGCAATAAAACGTGCTGTAGAAAGCAATCAGCAAAGAAAAGTAACCATACTCAAACCAAACGAAATAAAATCTTTAAACGATTTTAATGTTTTGGTTTTATATCAGCCGGATGCTTCATTTAAAGGATTGCTGGATCTGAATAAAAATGCAGGCCTAAACACATGGATAATAACAGGTACTCACACAGATTTTAATTTGCTTAACCAGTATCAGCAAATGCTTTCTTTTAAGATGACCTCTCAAAAGGAAGATTATCTGGCAGATTATGTTTCCTCATTTAATTTGTTTGCTACACAAAATATAGGCTTTGAGCAATTTCCTCCTCTGGAGCACCCCTTTGGTACTGTTAAGCTTAGTGCAGGTACAAATACCTTATTACAGGCAAGAATACGAAATGTGGCTACAGAGAACCCTTTAATGGTATTTTCTGAGAGTGGTGCTTCACGCAGAGCTTTCCTTTTAGGAGAGAATATCTGGAAGTGGAGACTGGAAACACACATAAAAAACAAGTCGTATGATGAGTTTGATATCTTTATAGATAAGACTATTCAGTATCTTGCCACAAATTCTAAAAGAAAATCACTTACCGTAAATAATGAGAGCTTTTACAATTCGGGAGAACCTATTGCTATAACAGCCCAGTATTTTAATAAAAACTATGAGTTTGACGAAAATGCCAGACTGACTATTATTGTAAAAGGTAATGATTCTGACTTTAGTAAGACGTATGATTTTCTAAAAGGAAACAATGAGTATAAGGTAAATATGGACGGATTACCTACAGGGAAATATACTTTTACTGTAAAAGAAAATACCTCAAATACTACTTTAAACGGAAGCTTTGAAGTTCTTGATTTTGAAATTGAAAAACAGTTTGTAAACCCGGATCTTACACGTTTACAGCAAACGGCTGGCAATACAAATGGTCAAGTTTACTATCCTTTACAAATAGAAAAGCTTATTGATTTTCTTTCTAAAAACGATAGTTATAAAGCAACACAGAAAGTAAAAACTACAAAGTCACCACTTATAGACTGGCTCACTTTATTAATTATACTTTGTTTATCATTAGCAATAGAATGGTTTACAAGAAAGTATAACGGGCTTTTATAAAAACCTTAAAAATATTATAACAGCTATATTTTCTGACGATATTTGGCTAAATTTGATATAATCAAATAATCGAGTTATGAAAAAAATAGCGCTTTCAGCTTTAGTATTTTTTGCCTTAGTATGTGTCGCGTCTTGTAAATGCACACAAAAGGCTTCTAAAGCAGTTTTAACCAACAATTCATGGGAATTATCCATGCTCAACGGAAAAGCTCCTAACGCAGCAGATTTTCAAAGAATTTTACCTACTGTAACTTTTTCTGCAGATAATACAATTTCCGGTAACGGAGGGTGTAATGGCTATAGGGGTACTTATACTATAGGTGATGACGGAAGCTTTAAAACCGATAAGGTAGTTGCTACTAAAATGTATTGTGAAGATGCTAAAGGGGAAAATGAGTTTTTTAAAGCATTGGGTAAAGCCGATAAGATTAAAACCGAAAAAAACAGAATTGCCCTGTTATATGAAGATAAAGAAGTTATGGTCTTTGTTCCAAAAACCAAGTAGATTACTATTTACATAAAATAAAAAAGGAGCTTTTAAGCTCCTTTTTTATTATTCGGGTTTTACTAAAACCTGTACCTGATCTTTAAGACGCTCAATAAGTATATTCATCATCCTTTTATTAAGGTTAGATGAGTTTTTTATATACTCCCTAAACTCTTCAACTGTAAATATTGCTATCACCATACCTTTTAAGGCGTTTCTAAACTTGATATCTTTTTGTATGGCATTCTCTATAAAGAATAATTTCTTTTCGATAGTTAGATTGAAAAAATCACCTTTATGCTTATTTACATAGTTAAGAAATGATTCTATAAAAAGGTCGTTTTGTAGTTTAAGGATTGGTCGTAAGGTTTGATTTTGAAATATTTCTTCCTGTGAAGACTGCTCAGTTACTTCGCCAATAGCTCCCCCTCGCATAGAAAGGATAGCTGTGTCACGTTGGTTCATATTTTTCTTTTTCTTAAAGATATAAAAAAACCTCTGCGTTATGCAGAGGTTTTAATTTTATTTATCTGAATTTATTATTTCAGGATGAAAGTAACTCTTCTTACTACCTGACGGGCGTATTTAGAGTCTTTGTTTACTGAAGTATCTTCACCGTTACCTACAATGTTTAGTCTACCAGCATCGATACCAGCATCAACTAAAATTTTCTTAACGTTTTCAGCTCTTCTTGCAGAAAGGTCTTTGTTGTAATCGCTGTTACCGATTTCGTCAGCATAACCTACTACGTCAGCAGAAACTGAAGGGTTTTGTTTTAGATACTTGATTAGGAAGTTGATTCCGCTTACAGACTGTGCATTTGGCTTATCTGAGTTGAAATCGAAGTATACGTTTACATAACCGTTGTTGATTAGACCAGCTAAGTCTCCGCTTACACCTTCGCTAACTTCTTGTTTAATTTCTTTAGTTCTTTGATCTAGGTAAGACTCTAGCTCATCCGGCACACCATTGTTGTTTTTATCAATAGCTCTACCTTTAGTATCAACAGCAACACCTGTTACACTGTTTGGTTCAGCATCTAGATAATCTGGCACACCATCTTTATCAGAGTCATTCATCATAGTTTCGATTTCACCAATTCTTTGCTCTAGAGCTTCAAGTTCGTCAAGTTTTTCATCAACAAACCAGTCAGCATGCTGTTGGTGCTTACCTAAATAAATAGAAAGACCTAAAGTAGCATTGTAAAGTGTGCTGTCAAAACCTTGTTGGCTTCCTGGCGAATATACACCACCATCCCATGTACGTTGTTGAGAGAAGCTATTTACCATTGTAAAGTCAGCGTTTAAAGCTACTCTGTCAGATAATCTAACTTGTCCGGTTAAACCGATTAAGAAACTACCAATCCAGTCTTCACCGTTGAAACGATCATCATTTTTAAGTTGACCAACGCCAACACCCATGTGACCTAAAAGGTTGAATGTTTTAGTCCATGACTCAAACTCCATAATACGCCCAAGGTTAGCATAACCCTGTAAGTTAGCGCTTAATAGTGTAGATTCGAATGCAGGTCCTTTGTCTTCACTCATTTTATCATAGCCAGCTCCAAGTTTTAAACCAAATTTGGTATTGAACATGTACCTGAAACCTAAATCTGCATGAAAGAAATTAAATGCAGATGAATGATAGCCCGGGCTCATTGGATTAGCGGGCTTGCTGAAACCACCGTTAACATCGATTGACCATTTGTTGAAGTCATTCATGTTTCCGGTCTCCTGCACGTCCTGTGCTTTTAAACTTGCCGAAGTAAGGCAAATCATTAATAAAGGTAGTACAACTTTCTTCATAATAATTGTTTATTGTTATCAGTACTTTGAAATTTTTTGTAAATGTAGTAATTTTAAATCTAAGAAAATATGTGTTATTTTTTCATTTTTAAACTTTATTATGCCAGTAACTACCAATCCCTACAACTTAGAAACCCTTTCGGAATATCAGTATTTTCTTGACTTTCAGGTGATTCAAATGCTTGAAATTAGTCAGAAAAGCTTTCAAAAATGGGGAAAAATGCCCCTAAAAAAAAGGTTGAAATTTATCAAAAATTTAATATTTGTTTTAACAAAACAACAACATTTGCTAGCTGAAACATGCTCTAAAGAGATGGGAAAGCCCGTAAAACAGGCTATTGCAGAGGTGAAAAAGTGCGGATTGCTATGTGAATACTATTTAGAGCATGCCGAAAGTTTTCTTGAAAATAAAAATATTAAAACCGAAGCTGGTGAAAGTTTTGTTACTCATGAACCATTAGGAGTAATTTTAGGAGTAATGCCATGGAATTTCCCCTATTGGCAGGTATTCAGGTTTGCTATACCTGCAATTATTGCCGGTAATACAGTAGTTGTTAAGCATGCATCAAATGTTGCAGGTTGTGCCGCATTATTAGAAGATATCTTTAAGGAAGCTGAATTTCCGGAGATTGTATATCAAAACCTGCAAATCTCCGGTGAACAGGTAAAAAATGTGATAGAGAATCCTGTGATAAAAGGAGTTTCTCTTACGGGGAGTGAAAAAGCAGGAGCTTCAGTAGCTTCAGCAGCTGCTAATCTAATAAAAAAATCAGTGCTTGAGCTTGGAGGCAGTAATGCTTTTATAGTTCTTGAAGATGCCGACCTTGATGAAGCAATACCGGTTGCGGTTACTGCCAGAATGCAAAATACAGGGCAAAGTTGTATTGCGGCTAAGCGATTTATAGTTCATAAATCATTATATAATGAGTTTGTTTCCCGTTTTACAGAAGAAGTTAAGAAGATGAAATGTGGTGACCCGTTAGATGAAAGTACTGAAATAGGAACATTAGCAAGAGTAGATTTAGCTGAGGATATAGAAAAGCAGGTTGATAAGTCTGTAAAGATGGGAGCAAGGATAGTAACGGGAGGAAAGCGTAAAGATGCTTTTTATGAGCCTACAGTGCTCGTTGATGTTACTACTGACATGCCTGTATTTAATGAAGAGGTATTTGGCCCTGTAGCACCTGTGGTAGCTTTTGGTACATTTGAGGAAGCTGTTGAATTAAGCAATAATTCATCTTTTGGATTAGGTGTAAATATTTTTACAAAGGATGTAGAAACCCTAAAACAAAAAATTCACCTTTTTGAAGAAGGAGCTGTATTTGTAAATGCTATGGTTAAATCTGATCCGGCATTACCTTTTGGAGGTATCAATAAATCAGGTTTTGGCCGTGAACTTGCTGAAAATGGTATAAAGGAATTTGTAAACGTGAAGACCGTTTATATAAAATAGGGTAAATAAAAATCCCCGCTTATAGCGGGGATTTTAGTATTAGTATAATTCCGGATATTCATTCGGGTTAACCTCATGCATTATAGCATATACTTTCTCATAGATATCTTCAGCAGATGGTTTAGAGAAATAATCACCATCAGTACCATAAGAAGGCCTATGGGCTTTTGCTGTTAATGTTTCAGGTTTACTGTCTAAGTGTCTGTAGGCATTTTGCTCATCCAGTATTTGTTGTAATATGTAAGCCGAAGCACCTCCGGGTACATCTTCATCTATTACTAATAATCTGTTTGTTTTAGCTACGCTCTTAACGATATCATGGTTAATATCGAAAGGTAAAAGAGATTGTACATCAATAATCTCTGCATCAATACCTACTTCCATTAATTCTTTAGCAGCCTGTTCAACAAGTCGCAGGGTAG
Proteins encoded:
- a CDS encoding glyoxalase; translation: MNQRDTAILSMRGGAIGEVTEQSSQEEIFQNQTLRPILKLQNDLFIESFLNYVNKHKGDFFNLTIEKKLFFIENAIQKDIKFRNALKGMVIAIFTVEEFREYIKNSSNLNKRMMNILIERLKDQVQVLVKPE
- a CDS encoding GNAT family N-acetyltransferase yields the protein MKHIYNEHTLPDGKKIIIRNGKIEDAPALIKLKKSYIKGTASIPLYEDEYKNGILEETAWINRFSNEENSLLLVAEYDGNLIGNIDLNGNQRKKLYHTAMIGMGIAYDWHNKKIGSLLMEGIIKWALTSNLNIIWLEVYSTNTGGIKLYEKFGFEECGIIKNFFEKENPADKITMVKYL
- a CDS encoding NAD-dependent succinate-semialdehyde dehydrogenase, with the protein product MPVTTNPYNLETLSEYQYFLDFQVIQMLEISQKSFQKWGKMPLKKRLKFIKNLIFVLTKQQHLLAETCSKEMGKPVKQAIAEVKKCGLLCEYYLEHAESFLENKNIKTEAGESFVTHEPLGVILGVMPWNFPYWQVFRFAIPAIIAGNTVVVKHASNVAGCAALLEDIFKEAEFPEIVYQNLQISGEQVKNVIENPVIKGVSLTGSEKAGASVASAAANLIKKSVLELGGSNAFIVLEDADLDEAIPVAVTARMQNTGQSCIAAKRFIVHKSLYNEFVSRFTEEVKKMKCGDPLDESTEIGTLARVDLAEDIEKQVDKSVKMGARIVTGGKRKDAFYEPTVLVDVTTDMPVFNEEVFGPVAPVVAFGTFEEAVELSNNSSFGLGVNIFTKDVETLKQKIHLFEEGAVFVNAMVKSDPALPFGGINKSGFGRELAENGIKEFVNVKTVYIK
- the fabG gene encoding 3-oxoacyl-[acyl-carrier-protein] reductase, which translates into the protein MKLLEGKTAIITGASRGIGRGIAQVFAKHGANVAFTYSSSAEAAKTLEDELMAMGIKAKGYQSNAADFNEAQKLVDEVVETFGTVDILINNAGITKDNLLMRISEEDFDKVIEVNLKSVFNMTKAVQRTMLKQRHGSIINMSSVVGVKGNAGQTNYAASKAGVIGFTKSVALELGSRNIRCNAIAPGFIETEMTEKLGADVIKGWTENIPLKRGGTPEDVANACVYLASDLSAYVTGQTLNVDGGMLT
- a CDS encoding OmpA family protein, coding for MKKVVLPLLMICLTSASLKAQDVQETGNMNDFNKWSIDVNGGFSKPANPMSPGYHSSAFNFFHADLGFRYMFNTKFGLKLGAGYDKMSEDKGPAFESTLLSANLQGYANLGRIMEFESWTKTFNLLGHMGVGVGQLKNDDRFNGEDWIGSFLIGLTGQVRLSDRVALNADFTMVNSFSQQRTWDGGVYSPGSQQGFDSTLYNATLGLSIYLGKHQQHADWFVDEKLDELEALEQRIGEIETMMNDSDKDGVPDYLDAEPNSVTGVAVDTKGRAIDKNNNGVPDELESYLDQRTKEIKQEVSEGVSGDLAGLINNGYVNVYFDFNSDKPNAQSVSGINFLIKYLKQNPSVSADVVGYADEIGNSDYNKDLSARRAENVKKILVDAGIDAGRLNIVGNGEDTSVNKDSKYARQVVRRVTFILK
- a CDS encoding META domain-containing protein, with product MKKIALSALVFFALVCVASCKCTQKASKAVLTNNSWELSMLNGKAPNAADFQRILPTVTFSADNTISGNGGCNGYRGTYTIGDDGSFKTDKVVATKMYCEDAKGENEFFKALGKADKIKTEKNRIALLYEDKEVMVFVPKTK